tagtgttatatcctgcttggtttagatgtgtcatgggccccaacagttgtcagtgcacttcagtaccactataaagcagtagtgtagctcctgcagtgcagttgaatacctctataaagtaatagtgtggctcctgccttttatataccgctttcatagtggaataccctgcttggtgtagctgagcacacagtatagcaaaagcttcaacgtacagcaaaagctacagaagtaggaatgagtgaagttaatttcagatacattgaatgtctcacttatactttattccagtgatttcaaCATTAAGATGTTAGGTAGGACAggcttgtcttaattgtgtgctgtgaaatcagacctgtgaccaaggccatgtttgggtgggcttgcccccttgggagctgggcatgttggtgagcatgcccccttgggggctggacatgttggtgggcatgcccccttgggggctggacatattggtgggcaccccccatggggcggccatgttgtcctcctttttggtttccaaaatatggtcaccctagctaggaggcagttggatgGTTCTGCAGACCAGGCAAACCCCCAAGGGAGGGActaggcatgatccctcccttgccccgggacctCGCCCTCGCCTTTaaccccgctttttccacagtctcgggatgatcccaagacggcggaacgtgtgtgtgggcatcgtggtttgtcccggttcctcacaaGGACCCAGGATGCACTgctcccattgggggtggggtgggatggagtggggaaaattattcaaaataaaaaaaacccttaccttttgcacaagagcgttcgtgtgctctgctcttttaaggaaaaaacaaaatggcgggcacgacatcctgttctccctccgaggtcgtagcgccgcatgtaaacagagggggagatcttgcaataaaaataggtaggtctagctgaggcctaagtgtgctgtgtgaaccatttgtaaccatggtggctaaataaccacggtttaaacactcactaaccattcgctgcaaaagggataggggcctaaacatggcttagcgtgctgtctgaacaggccccttccccccactccctgaGACTTTTAGTGCTCTGGGACTATTTTATACAACTCAGCTTTCCTTTTTAAGCTCATAATGTTTTTACGTTGATGAGCCTTTTATTGTTTTAGGTTCTTCATTTGATTTCATTTCTGCGTTTTACTGGAGCAGTGTAAGCTGTGGGTTGTCTCCAGTGTTGATCCTACTTAGATTAGACCCGTTGAAATGGATGGGAGTTAACGGAGACTAACActgattggatacaacccatagcaGTGGATgttggtggctccgattgtgGTGGGGCTATGACTTCATTCTGTGTTTTAGTCAGATCCAGCAAGAACTCTAATGGAGATATCTAAGATGCTGAACCCTTTCTTCAAAATGACTgcaccaccttggatagctcctttagagttctgtttgaaacccagaatggaatcacagccccacagaaattctggctggagaatgctgggagctgtaggactgttTCTGTCTAGACATTAATTGGAGTGTGCCCTATTTTAATCTGTTAAAATCagatgaaatttaaataaatttatcccACCTCCAGGCATATACAGAAATACTCTAGAAAATATTCACCGTGGTTTACAATATAACAATTAACTAAAGCAGTAGTTGATTAATCTAATTACAGTTTACAGCCCTAAAATTTTTTCATTTGAATTttgttactgcttttaaatgctgGCTTGTATGTTGTTTTCATAATTGGTATTTGAAGCTGGCTGGGACACACCatggaaaaaggaagaaagagcatattaaaataaatgttggGTTTGATGCAGACTTGGGTCCCAGGGATTTTaataggtctattctaagtatgactaagggcgttgctagacctaccgggtgttccgtcgttgaggagcggtgaaagcggcttttcccgttcagccgtgacgcctcatgctccacacctgccttcgatttgtggcggaagtttgcgccggttgtgctgctgccgccgcgagcacggttgcgcagccacaccggcctgattgccgcggcttttttttccgctcgctgcacggtttgcgcacgtccgaaagaccgcaaacttgcgcagccgtcagcgatgccgccgccggccccggcggcagcggcggcggcggcggcagtgccagtgccagctgaagtgctgctggtgctgttgagggtcaacattgatgcgctcacttcctgatgggggtcgtggcgggtgtaatatgacccgaggtcaatcgtctgcatgggcactctgtgcctacatctcccatcatgcctctgaggtgtcggcggcgatgatcgcctctgtgccctctgccccatcccaaggagccaacccacatctggccgtagccatggcagcagcccacaaacagctctgccctctgccagcctggtacccacactaacaggcagcgtacagcaccgccattatgcggccacggtagctgcccaccgcaaggagtcaccagccacttttccggtcctccggtcctgcgcaaactgtcactggggaaataaaaaaaaaacactagaacaggtgcacatcccccacccatcccccacacaccccagcagcacactagccacttttccgttcctccgttcctgtgcaaactatcagtgggtgagtaaaaaaaaaaagccgctccgccgcgctgccccagctggcagactgcgcgcaaatggcggaggcggcttgaccgaagccgctgaccactcccccttagcacgccttttcctgcccagtgcggaccgcagtgacctcacatcctcccacacgtactccaaattaccgcgggacggcaggaaaaggcgcactagaactcacttttttaaagtcgggagaaagaggcttcgccgcaggataacggcggatcctcgtgaacgtcatctggaagcctcgacgtgactgcggaaggtaacgcgcgctagagcctcgtctagtaacgcccacagTCTAGAACCAATACAACATTCCACAGAATAGCTTCAAGCTATAGTCATAGCATTTTAACATGTAATTCATATACCATAAACAATGTTCCATTGAAACacaatatttattaaatatataaatggcAATGACATACATTTAAAGCTTTTGAAATCACACCGCCAGCATTAATTACTTCAGAAACAAATGAAATGTTCCTGATAATGTACAATAAGACCAATCaactcaaaatgcaatttaaccaAGTTCATAGGTTTACACAAACTATTGCTCTGTTAGCCTGAAGAccatttgacttttttttttaatctgctcaCTTTGGTTctcaataccgtatttcttcaattgtaagactccatcgattgtaagacgcacactaatttcagtaccaccaacagaaagaaaaaaacctaagactctaagacgcaccccatttttagagatgtttatatgggaaaaaaagtgtgtcttagaatcgaagaaatagggtatttgcaTCATCCACCCCAACAAAATGCTCAGTTCCTCATTACATCTTCCAGCCTACGGGACAATTATGAACACCAACATAGAGATTTCATTTTCAAATTTTACATCTCCTAAAAAATAACCCAATGAAAAAGAGTGGAAATTCAGTTATTCCTGGCTTGGAGCTTCTGGAGGTCTGCCCCATAACCTGTCCAGTTGATGgacaatcaggggtcaccatcagcTGTGACACTCCTccacagcaaaataataataataaaaagacggGGTTTgtggtttgcccctggatggatTTGGGATGGCGGCTgtatcatatagatgacctgccgccactccagatccaccccgggacaaacccccatcaagatgtaccccagcattctgttctcacaagtGGCCAACCGCCTATCGagcaggaacccataagcaggacatgagtgcaacagcaccctcccaccatgttccccagcaactggtgtacataggcttactgcctctgatactgaaggtagcaattttgatttggaTTCCCTTCCTCAACGTGTTGACCcaacatagaatttgcctttttcacagcagctgcacactgaatCAATGTTTCCATCGAGCTATCTGCCGCAATCCCAAGCTCCCTTTCCTGGTCAATCACATCCAGCTCAGACACCGTCAGCATTTATATCTCCATCACAGATGGCAGAAATGATGGGGCAGGGTTGAAATGTGATCATAAGTCCCACTTCTTGCATGCCCATcgattacttttaaaaatgagagagctcATATCTCAACAGGAGGGCACTGAGAAGATCCCCTTGGAGTTGCACCTCCTCtatcactattgcaacctgcttgttcacctgcctcttgctctggcccagataatggtggtggtgagaaggaggaacagaagATGCCCCtggctacttgctcactggctcactgcctgacaagcaagcaaataataggaatcatgggagtaaggaggaagagaaggaggagcaaaagcTGCTGATGATAGTGAGAAAGTAGGCTCATGaagggagcccattgagggtgtcttgtccatgTGCTCTCAAaaccctggagctggccctgaagAGCCCATCTAAAACTGCCTTTTTGTCTTCCACAAATGCACAACAGTATAAGAGAGACTCAAATGAACCAGCATCCCAGCTCAATTAAATTCCAATCCTGTCCATATAGAGTGAGAGGAACTTGGCTAAGCCCGGAGCTAAAGGAGAGACGGATTTGGTATGCAATTCCAGATTGCTTAATAAAGCCCTGATAGGTATTGCAAAGATGAAACATCAGGAATATCCTTTGGCTTAAGCAAGCAGCCGAACAAGTCATTCCAGCTCACTGAGCAACCAGAACACCCAGATGCTGGTGAAAtgctaattattttatttttcaacaccTTTGCAATGAAATCCAAACTCCGATGCTTGTTGGAAGCGAGACAGACAGGAGAGGAACGTGATTTCCAAGTGAGTAAATAGGCTCGGGACAAAAGGGTTGATTAAATCTGAATACTGAAGGTATTAATAATACCTTGATCTTGGATGTCTATAGAATGTCGTATGTGTTCAGATCTGCTGAAAATAATAGACACAGTGGAGTAGGTCCCCTAGAAAGGTAACAAACCCtcatttagcttcatcccacgtacctgtttcccttgaattattccCTACAGCTCTAAACTGTTggcattgttgttgctagctaaatcacaccctcgGTGGCGGctctcctaagatcctttgcataccaggaaaagggtctaaggggtgggggattttaaaaaatcataaaaaatcaatggatgacccaatctgattcaaatttgttatgcttaatatctattactgtaccaattttgatgtctttatcttaaaaacttacgcagatgtaagcatttgtttaatttgaatgcctaaatgtatcaaatcctgctcctgcgcccctagtggctgctcggaaaacgacaaatgattcgctccaaaactagcaccaaaataggacgggtcttttggctttatagcacaattaaagcaggatgcatgtgagcagtcaaagcagattataaaccggaaaacttcagagtacttcacagtcaaagcagattataagatggaaaactttggcgCCCTTTGCACGctattcgcagtgattgcacaggataatgctggtgtgataaagctcttacacTTCTCCCCCTCCTTTAAATGAACATTGGCAGTCAggtttgtttgttcgtttaaTTGTTTGTTCTTAGGTATCAGGAATGGAGAAACAAATGATGGCATGGCAGGggtagggggagaagagaaatttgGGCTGTGTGTTTCCCAACCTGAAATACTACAACATGGCCGTCTAAAGAGGGAAGAGGGTAAGACCATCAAGGACCTGTCTAAATGATCAGAAAACCCAAGAGTGGGTGTGCGGTGGTGCGGCATTGATTATACGCCACCTCTACAATCATGCACCCACCCCAAGGCTTTCCACAGAAGCTGCGCAGAAAAATAGTCGGGGACttgccccaacttttttctctggagtgaggcgagGGGGCACAAGACGGCATCAAGACAGTCTTTCACCTCACTCCGGAGTTGCAGCGGAGGTGTGGCcagcagtgcctggtggaaggcaacctgcaattggtcgccttccaccctgAAGAGGGTGGGGACGGCtccggtccccagatggccacccagaaactggtgcctggtggaaggcaacctgcaattggttgccttccaccctgAAGAGGGTGGGGACGGCTCCGGTCCCCAGATGGCCGCCCTTGctcctcagcatcgggattacccgacaccacctTGGTGGAAGGAAAGCTCAGGGTTTGAGAGGAAGGTTGTGACAACTTGGTGCTGGCAGTGCCAGCGGCGATTCAGTTTGTGAAGACCGTCCCCTGCCCTGCTTTCCCATGCATACCTTTCACTTGGATCTGCCCCTAGCAATGCCCACTTACTTAACCCAAACCAAACCCACCACTGACAAATGAAAGAACAATGCGGTGACCAtggagcaactgaaaaagtcatggtaaaacaACACTGCGACAAAACCCAGGtttttttgcggggtggggtggggtaaagcAAATTGGCAACTGCGTCACATCAGCCAGATctaccccttgtgtcaaatcattatgaatgtggactaaaaagcgggatatagcactatgaaagtggtatatggaatgtggatatgtgccccaacagttatcagtgcacttcatgcAGCCAtcaacaatgcagtgccactgcgcagccatgaCAGGGTGTAGAGGGCGTATAGTCAGTTGTGGTGCTGGTCTGACTGTGAACAGGAAGGATGACAAACTGCCACCCATATAACATGCACATCCTTTTAAATCCCCCCTAATGTGGTGACAGACAAAGCTTCCATCCACCCTCTTTCCATCAGCTGCTTTGGCAAGAACCAGTGAGAACCAAAGCTGGAAGGGTGGGAAAAACTTTGGGTGCTTCTCCTGCAGTGCCTTATGAGATTAAAAGGTAACACAGTATTCTCTGGGTTGCAGCCTGGCAATCGTTGCAAACACAGGTATGAGTAATTGGAAAGCACTTGTGTCTCAAGTTCTCCGCTGCCCTTAATGCAGGAAGTATGCGTTGTGCTCCAAGCGAATGTTATGTTGTTCCCTATTCCTTGCAGGCGAGTCCATTGGCACCATGGAGGCTGAAAATCGGGAGCAAACAGGGGCGTTTGACAACACCCCTTGGCCTGCTACTTCCCTCCCTGACTGGATGTCCGACTTATCAGACCACCTTTCTATTTCCAGGATCTCCATCCCTGGCACCCATGACTCCATGAGCCTGTTTGGGGGCTCCAAGATCCTCTGCCAGAGCTGGCCGCTTAAGGCTCAGCTCACTGCTGGCATTCGCTTCCTGGATATCCGCTGTAAGCTAGAAGGTGGCCATTTCCTGATCTACCATGTCAATACTTTCCAGGAGGCCACTTTTTCAGATGTCCTGAAAGATACCTTGAGCTTCCTCAAGGAGCACCCACGGGAGACAGTGCTCATGAGGGTCATAGAAGAGCTCCCAATCATTCCCAAGGCAGATTTTGCGCCCCGTTTGAGACGTTATCTGGATGAAGAAGGCCAGGGCCAGGTTTGGGCAAAAGAGGCCATTCCCACTTTAGGCCAGGCCCGGGGGAAGGTTGTCATCTTGGAGGAATTAGAGAATGAGGTGCTGGGAGTGCCATACGAGGAGCTGAGCGTCGGCGATGCTTGGCATGTTCTCTGTCCAGAGTACAAATGGGACCAGGTTAAGGAGCACCTTGGCACGGCAAACACCGGGGACCCAGCTATCTTGCACCTCACCTTTTGCTCTGGTAACGGGCTCTTCACCAACCCGGAAGAACTGGCCAAAGACATCAACCAGCGCTGttatcaatatttgaaggctCAGGCCAGGCCAGCAGTGCGCTGGGGTGTGGTGATCATGGATTTTCCTGGCATGGGACTGATCCGGATCATTGTGGGAAGTAACTTTGAAGCAGGGAGTGGCTGCACATCCACTGAGAGTTTGTGATTCTGGTAggactatgaatccattctggcgttcagtcagaaccagccagaattctaaaggagctatccaaggtgatgaggCTAGTTGGGGGTTAAGGTTCAGCACCTAGGACAACAccgttagagttctggctggttctgattgaaagccagaatggattcacagccacattgaaattggagccaccagcttccacaggAGGACCCTCTCCATAATCACAgctaagtggtgtgtgtgtgtgtgtgtgtgattagccAATAATATCCAGAGTCAccatgattcatagaatcataaagatGGAAAGGACCTCAAAGATCATCTGGCCAACACAGAAAATCCACTGCTACAGCATATCTGATAGGTGGCCACCCAGTCACTGCTTAAAAACTCAAATAAAGCAGTCCACCACCTTAAGAGGCTGTCTGTTCaactgcttatttatttgttacatttatatcccacctgtcctCCAAGGAGGCGAAGACGCCATACGCGATTCTACTCTTCCACCTCCGTTTTATCCTCTTCTctatacaaggctgttaattgaCTGTTAATCTGCCAcatctttcagttttgtcacagaactgagatctgagcactacacaaagagtgtttcctttcttgcttgtCTGCTACatatcctctaggtggcactgtagtatagtagAATAGTGCAGctacacaatggttgtgcaatggaacatatagaaaaggaaagaaagaaacaccTGGGGGGAATACATGTAAatgagccaatcttaatcccgcaaagaagacttggtaaagtggtgggtcaaaagccccatgtagaaaagctgagagagagagagagagagagagagagagagagagagagagagagagagagagagagagagaggcccaagatcacccaatgAACTTAATGTCTGAGAGGGGATTTCAACCTGCTATTTCAACACACCTCTACCAACCCTTTACAAagcaagacatttttcttcctgcatGACTCATTCTTTTTTCAGCAGTATGCTAAAGTTCCTTTGGGACTTCTGGAAGGGAAAAATAAAAGCAGCTTTGAGATCTTCTCCATGTGGACCAAccaaccccccctttaaataACTCACAGATCAGTGTGTGCCATCTCTGCTGGAATCATCAACACCTCCTTCTATTTATGAGTGTCCAGATTTTAGGAAAGGGACAATCTTTCCTCCTGTTATTACCTCCAGACTTACATCTTCTTCTAGAACCATGTTGATCTTGATAAGAGAGATTTGTAGTGTCTGATTCTTGATATATCAGAAAAAAATAGTGAGAAAGTAAATCAGACTCCTAGCAGGTAAGAAATTACAGCGTTTTCAGTTTTTAATAATATTTCCAGAGCAgaagaaaatatttctttttctcctgcaGGAGTTGAGATGTTGTACTTTGCAGGCTGTGAACATTTTTACACAATAGGGCTCAGTTCCTCCTGAGCCTCTCTCATATTAATCTCTGATCATTGTCTATTTTGGAAGGGAACACAGAGGAGAGGTGTCTGGAGTGCAAATGTAAGGTTTTACATTTGCACGGCAGATCTGATCGAAGCAAGATCTACTATCAGCCAAATCGGTGATGTGCCTTGCGAGATAACTAAGGCTTTATGTACATAGCCAAATACCAGTGGTGGAAAGAGAGTGACACCTATAATTCCCCCCATCACTAgtgataaataatatatatacttCCAGAGGTGCAAAAATCTGTTTGTATACCACCTGCAAAAACCAGACAATCGCTTTTAGTTTAATGTCCCCCgacacacaaaatgtgcaggtATTACGCAGCCGTTCCAAACATCCTTTCTCAAATAAATGTGCTTATTGCTCAGTTATTGCTGAAGATCTAGATGAGTTgtttttccatcatcatcatcatcatcatttttatgccacccaatagctgaagctctctgggcgatttacaacaattcataaaataattaaatacaatataaaaatacagcgtGAAAATTTacagatacaaaatttaaaacaatttaggcagtaaaaaacattttcaataaaacactagacctgtttagagatgactggcataaatgccctcTCACATGCCATTAAACGCCTGGGAGGAGTGGGCAGTCTTAACCTAGTGCTGAAAatatgacagtgttggtgccaagcaggctcattccataatcgggggggggggggcaccactgagaaggctctctctcttgttgcccccctccgagcctcccttggagtccCCCCAGATGTTGATCACGGTGTCCAGGTATGTTCaagtcgggagaggtgttccttcCAGTATTGCGGTCCCGAGCCATATAAGTCTTTATAGgtaaaaaacagcaccttgaattcagcttgaaagcatacaggcagccaatgcaagtgggccggAATAGGGTTTATGTGCTCAGACCTTCTGTGCTGCTCAGACCTTCTCAGTTATTAATCTCTTATTAATAACATCGACAGGGATGactggccccttccagctcactATCGTCTGCAACATGGCACCCACTCTACAGTATTTCATACAGGGTTTTtcccccagccctccctggacATGGCAGGGATTAAACTTGGGCCCTTTTTCATACAAAGCGTGTGCTCTGGCAAggaatttaaaatagtaatgtatggggaggggagggcagaatGGTGCTGTCCATGGAaatggtgggcagctgagtcTTTTCTGGCAGCTGATCTAGGGGGAAAGGAACGTGACACTGCAGGCACTGGGGCCTGaaacattcccccccctcatgacaCAAGCAGTGACTACAGCCTTCTTGAGAACCATGGTGCTGTTCCATCTGGGT
This window of the Elgaria multicarinata webbii isolate HBS135686 ecotype San Diego chromosome 3, rElgMul1.1.pri, whole genome shotgun sequence genome carries:
- the LOC134396543 gene encoding 1-phosphatidylinositol phosphodiesterase-like, which gives rise to MSLFGGSKILCQSWPLKAQLTAGIRFLDIRCKLEGGHFLIYHVNTFQEATFSDVLKDTLSFLKEHPRETVLMRVIEELPIIPKADFAPRLRRYLDEEGQGQVWAKEAIPTLGQARGKVVILEELENEVLGVPYEELSVGDAWHVLCPEYKWDQVKEHLGTANTGDPAILHLTFCSGNGLFTNPEELAKDINQRCYQYLKAQARPAVRWGVVIMDFPGMGLIRIIVGSNFEAGSGCTSTESL